The genomic segment AACAGGCCGGGAATAGCGCACGAGGCGCGCACTGCCGAGCGGATCAGCACGTGCGGCGAGGTCATGGCGTTGAGCAAACGCGGGCTGTGATGGCGCTCGCAGGGGCTCACCGAAATGCTGATGTGCCGTCCGGTCAGCTCGAAGGCTTCCCGGAAGGTGAGGTCGGGAATCAGCCGGTCAAACGTCGGCTCGAACGAACTGGCGCGAAACATGCGCCGGATGCCGGTGCTGCGCTCAAACCAGTTGGGCGTCCACTCCTCGCCGAAGCGGACGTTGCGGGCATCAAAGAAGCCCTCCAGCTCGGCGTCGGTGTGGGTGCCGAGAATCGACACGGTGATCGCCCCGGCGCTGGAGCCCGACAGCACCCGCGGCAAAATGCCCTGCTCCAGCAGCGCCTTGGCCACGCCGAAATGAAAATACATCAAGGTGCCGCCGGCGCTGAACATCAACGCCGAGCGACCGTAGCAATGGCTGGCACGGCGAAACAGGTCAAGCTTGGCGGCCAGGGACATTTCGCTTTCGGACAGCGTCTCGATATGCCGCAGCGCGTCGCTCACGCTGTCAACGTAGTCGCGGATCAGTTGCTTGGTGCCAAACCGCGCCTTGTTGTAGAGGAGGGGCTTGCCCATGCCGCCGAGGTTGCCGTGCACGCCCTCTTCAATGGCAAACACCAAGCCGTGATGGTCATTGGCAGCACGCACTGCGCGCAGGTGGTCGACGCGATCCCGCAGCGTGCGGTAGTCATACAGCGCACTGATATCGCGCTGCTTCCAGACTTCGCGTCCACTGAGACGGTCCAGTGCCTTGGCCGCCTCGGCCCAGCTGTCGTAATCCGTAGCCTCACGGAGCCGCTGGCGCAGCGTGCGCGGGTTGAGGGCGGTTTCCGGCAAGGCTTCAAGCGGGTGGTCGGTGGCGGCAGGCGCGAGATTCAGGGGCTGATTCATCAAGTGACCGCGTGGCGTGGGGGGCATCACCGAATCGGCAATGCCACAAAGGTTAGCCGATCAGTTGCCTGACCGGCCTGAAGCCGGCCTGCGCGACGCCGCATCACAGACCGCAGCGCCTGCAGGACCGGGGGCGGGTTCAATCTGCCAAGGTGGCCACGCCGTTGTCGAGTGCCACCACGTTGCGCTCGATCACCGTGCAGCGGAACAGCGCGCGGTCACCTTCGCGCCAGATCTCGGTGCGCAGGGTCTCGCCGGGATACACCGGTGAGGTGAAGCGCAAGCGCATGCCGGTGAGGCGGCTGGGCTGGTAATCACACACCGACCGCAGCACGGCATGCCCGGCGACACCCAGCGAACCCAAGCCGTGAAAGATCGGCGCCGAAAAACTGGCCGCCGTCGCGGCCTTGGGGTCAACGTGGATCGGGTTGTAGTCGCCGCTGAGGCGGTAGATCAGGCCGGCACGCTTGTCGAGGGTCAGTTCATCAACCGCGTCGGGGGCCCGCTCGGGAATCGGCGGGGGCTTCGGGGCGGTGGTCGTGGACTGACCAAAGCCGCCGTCCGCCCGGCAGAAATAGGTCGAGGTGAGGGTGGCCAACGGCTCGCCACTGGCCTTGTCGCGGATGTCGCGTTCGACGTAAACGAGCGCGCCTTTGCCCTCACCTTTGTCGACCAGGTCCTTGACGCGGGTGATGGCGACCACCGTCCCGGCCGCCGGCAGGGGCTTGTGCAGCACAAAGCCCTGCTCGCCGTGCAACACCTTCTGCCAGGTGATGCCAGTGGCCGGGTCCTTGATCCAGAAGCCTGGCGTGCCCAGCACCACACACATTGTGGGCAGGGCCTGCAAGTTCGCTTCATAAACAAAGGGAATTTGCTGCAGGTCCAGCGGGTCGGTGCCCAGCCCCACGCCCAGGGCATAGAGCATGGTGTCGCGGGCGGTGTAAGTCTGCTCGATGGGCGCGAAAGGCCAATTGAGCAAGGTGTCGGGGTTAATTGGCATCCATCGGTCCTTGGGCACAAGCGAATTGGCGATTTTAACCGGCTGCGCCTAGCCGGACGCCTGGCGACCTTGCCCGGAGCCTACGGCGATATTGGTCCTTGTTGCCGAGGTCCGCGCCCGCCTGCCTATGAAGCCGATTGGCAAAACTCATTTGCCGCGCCCGCCCGGTCACTCCACACTCGGTATGTAGCCAAAAACAGATCCCCAACAACACGAAGGAGAGTCACGATGGCAGACGACGCGAAATGCCCGGTAATGCACGGTCCCGGTCGGCACACCATTGCCGGTGCCCGCAATAACGCAAGCTGGTGGCCCAACCAGCTCAACCTGAAAATTCTTCATCAGCACTCAGAAAAATCGAATCCTTACGGCAAGTCGCTGGACTACGCCAAGGCGTTCAAGGGCCTCGAACTCGATGCAGTGATCAAAGACCTGCACGCGCTCATGACCGATTCACAGGAATGGTGGCCCGCCGACTACGGCCATTACGGTCCTTTCTTCATCCGCATGACCTGGCACGCCGCCGGGACCTACCGCATTGCCGACGGTCGCGGGGGTGGCGGGACCGGTGCGCAGCGGTTCGCCCCGCTCAACAGCTGGCCCGACAACGGCAACCTCGACAAGGCGCGGCGCCTGCTGTGGCCGATCAAGCAAAAGTACGGCAGCAAGCTGTCCTGGGCTGACCTGCTGATTCTGGCCGGCAATGTCGCCATCGACTCGATGGGACTGAAAACCTTCGGCTTCGGCGGCGGACGCGCCGACATCTGGGAACCCGAAGAAGACATTTACTGGGGCCCCGAGGCCGAGTGGCTGGCCACCAGCGACAAGGACAACAGTCGCTACTCCGGTGACCGTGACCTTGCCAACCCACTGGGCGCCGTGCAGATGGGCCTGATTTACGTCAACCCGCAGGGCCCGGACGGCAACCCCGACCCGCTGGCGTCGGCACGCGACATTCGCGAGACCTTCGCCCGCATGGCGATGAACGACGAAGAAACCGTGGCGCTGACCGCCGGTGGTCACACCTTCGGCAAGTGCCACGGCGCCGCGCTGGAGTCCAACGTGGGGCCGGAACCCGAGGGCGCGCCCATCGAAAATCAGGGCTTCGGCTGGCTCAACAAACACGGCACCGGCAAAGGCAACGATGCGATCACCAGCGGCCTGGAAGGCTCGTGGACGTCAAACCCGATCAAGTGGGATGGCGGCTACTTTGACGTGCTGTTCAAGTACGAGTGGGAGTTGGTCAAAAGCCCGGCCGGGGCCCATCAGTGGCATCCGAAAAATATCGACGAAAAGGACATGGCGCCTTCGGCCCACGATCCGTCGAAGAAGGTCACCATCATGATGAGCACCGCCGACATGGCGATGCGCATGGACCCGGCCTACGAGAAAATCTCGCGCCGTTTCAAGGACAACCCCGACCAGTTTGCGGACGCATTTGCCCGCGCCTGGTTCAAGCTGCTGCACCGCGACATGGGCCCGCGCTCACGCTATCTCGGCAAGCTGGTGCCCAAAGAAGAACTGATCTGGCAGGACCCGGTGCCGGCGGTCGATCACCCGCTGGTCGATGACAAGGATGTCGCCGCCCTCAAGGCCAAGCTGCTGAAAAGTGGCCTGTCGGTGTCCGAATTGGTCGGCACGGCGTGGGCCGCGGCCTCGTCGTTCCGCGGCAGCGACATGCGCGGTGGTGCCAATGGCGCGCGCATCCGACTCGCCCCGCAGAAGAACTGGGAAGCCAACCAGCCTGCACAACTCGCAAAGGTGCTTGCCAAGCTCGAAAGCATCCAAAAGGACTTCAACGCCAGCGCCAGTGGCGGCAAGAAGGTCTCGTTGGCCGACCTGATCGTGCTCGGCGGCAGCGCCGGCATCGAAGCCGCAGCCAAGAAGGCCGGGCACGACCTGAAGGTGCCATTCACCCCGGGCCGTACCGATGCCACGGCCGAGCAGACCGATGCTGATTCCTTCGAGCCGCTGGAGCCGCGTGCCGACGGCTTCCGCAACTATGCCGTCAAAGGCGCGGAATCAAAGGCCGCCGAAGCGCTGGTCGACAAGGCCAACCTGCTAACGCTGACCGCGCCTGAAATGACGGTGCTGGTGGGCGGCATGCGCGCGCTGGGCACCAATGTGGGCGGCACCCAGCACGGCGTGTTCACCCAGCGGCCCGAGACCTTGACCAACGACTTCTTCGTCAACCTGCTCGACATGGGCACGAAGTGGGAAAAATCGGCCACCGAAGGCGTGCTCGAAGGCAAGGATCGCAAAACCGGCAAGCTGAAATGGACCGGCACGGTGACCGACCTGGTGTTCGGCTCCAACTCGCAACTGCGCGCCATCGCCGAGGTGTATGCCGCAAGCGATGCGCAGGACAAGTTCGCCAAGGACTTTGTCGCCGCGTGGACCAAGGTGATGAACCTGGATCGTTTCGATCTGGCCTGAATCATCTCTGCTGCTGAAGTGAGGCATCACGACCCGCCCCGAACCATTCGGGGCGGGTTTTTTATGGCCGTCACCACGCCTGCAAACGCGGGTCGGTCGGCCCGCTTGGTGCTCGACGCAAAGGCTGCCTATCATGCCGGCCTCGCTGCCCGTCAACGGAAGTCTTCATGCGCAAACTCAAGTGGATCCTCGGCCTGGTCCTGGTATTGGTCGCCATGGCCGTGTTCTTCACCCTGCGCACGCCCGGCCATCTTTACGTCAACAGCGGCGAATTCACCGACTGCCCGGCGCGTCCCAGTTGCGTGTCGTCAATGGCCACCGACGGCACCCACGGCATCGCGCCGTTGCGGGCGCGCGGCGACGTTACCGCCACGATGTCGATGATGGCCCGACACCTGAGCAGCCTGCCCGGCGCCAGCATCGAACATCTCGGACCCGGCTACCTGCATGTGGTCTTTGTCTCGCCGAAGATGCGCTTCCATGACGACTTGGAGCTGCTGGTCGGCGACGGGCAGATGATCAATGTCCGCTCGATCTCGCGCTTCGGCTATCGCGATTTCGGCGTCAACCGTGATCGCGTCGAGGCCCTGCGCGCCTGGCTGGATGAGGAACAGAGTCGGCCGGATTGGGAACAGCCCGAGCGTTGAGACGCCGAACTGTATTGAGACAGATGGTCTGGGATACAGCGGGATAAAGAGGGATTGGCCGGGATAGCTCGCAGCGACGGGGATTTTGGCCCCAACTGCCGGATCGGCCTGCGACAGATGGTTTGACACGCATTATTGCGTGCTCAAACGTCGTTTAAGCCGGAAATTACCGGTAAAGAATCCATCGATTGGTGGTAACGCCCGGCACCGCAGTTACCTCAAAGTGGACTTCAGGTACCGGTTGAACCGGTCGCGCACTGTCACCTCATCTTCGGCAGACACCCCTAAATATGGCCGTGCCGGGATGTCACCCCAGGGGATTGGTGAATTGCGCCGCGTTTTGCCGAACGCCCCCTTGTTGGCTCCGAATTGTTGGGTCGCCGCGTACTCCATCGGGCTCCCCCATTCGAGCGTGTCATCAGTAGCCCGATAGTTGATCGTGGTCGACAGCGCCTTACTCTCGCCTATCAACGGCTTCTTGTTCGCGACGCGACTGGCGCGAGCACCTGGGCGTCGATTGCTGAACGCACCCGCCGCTCGCTCCTTCGTGACCTGCGAGTTCTCCTTCCACTTCAGCCCGTCGGGGCCGGTGGAAGATTGGAACCGCTGCTTGGTCGACTCCACCATCAACTCGCCAAGCTCGCCCAGCAACGGGCGAAGGTTGCCGGCGCCCGCCGCCAGTGCCGCCAGTGCGCGCCGCGCTTCGCTATCGTCCAGCTCAATATCGAACTTCATGTCGTACACTCCTGTCTGGTCGTTGACGCAGCACACACCGTCGGGCTCATACCTC from the Polycyclovorans algicola TG408 genome contains:
- a CDS encoding DUF3336 domain-containing protein, which translates into the protein MNQPLNLAPAATDHPLEALPETALNPRTLRQRLREATDYDSWAEAAKALDRLSGREVWKQRDISALYDYRTLRDRVDHLRAVRAANDHHGLVFAIEEGVHGNLGGMGKPLLYNKARFGTKQLIRDYVDSVSDALRHIETLSESEMSLAAKLDLFRRASHCYGRSALMFSAGGTLMYFHFGVAKALLEQGILPRVLSGSSAGAITVSILGTHTDAELEGFFDARNVRFGEEWTPNWFERSTGIRRMFRASSFEPTFDRLIPDLTFREAFELTGRHISISVSPCERHHSPRLLNAMTSPHVLIRSAVRASCAIPGLFEPVQLMARDAQGKTVPYLRSRWIDGLFAADLPAKQLARLYGTNHYIVSMINPMMLPTFRDHKLQSAGLQPLGKAAKAVARSALKSADVYLGKYLPASSLGVVNKVAHDLLSQDYVGDISIAPKRRLFSPLRLLSPFSYEEIDALVLAGERQVWPRIEMIRICTQISRTLEEILGRLDRGIVDAME
- a CDS encoding MaoC/PaaZ C-terminal domain-containing protein translates to MPINPDTLLNWPFAPIEQTYTARDTMLYALGVGLGTDPLDLQQIPFVYEANLQALPTMCVVLGTPGFWIKDPATGITWQKVLHGEQGFVLHKPLPAAGTVVAITRVKDLVDKGEGKGALVYVERDIRDKASGEPLATLTSTYFCRADGGFGQSTTTAPKPPPIPERAPDAVDELTLDKRAGLIYRLSGDYNPIHVDPKAATAASFSAPIFHGLGSLGVAGHAVLRSVCDYQPSRLTGMRLRFTSPVYPGETLRTEIWREGDRALFRCTVIERNVVALDNGVATLAD
- the katG gene encoding catalase/peroxidase HPI, whose translation is MADDAKCPVMHGPGRHTIAGARNNASWWPNQLNLKILHQHSEKSNPYGKSLDYAKAFKGLELDAVIKDLHALMTDSQEWWPADYGHYGPFFIRMTWHAAGTYRIADGRGGGGTGAQRFAPLNSWPDNGNLDKARRLLWPIKQKYGSKLSWADLLILAGNVAIDSMGLKTFGFGGGRADIWEPEEDIYWGPEAEWLATSDKDNSRYSGDRDLANPLGAVQMGLIYVNPQGPDGNPDPLASARDIRETFARMAMNDEETVALTAGGHTFGKCHGAALESNVGPEPEGAPIENQGFGWLNKHGTGKGNDAITSGLEGSWTSNPIKWDGGYFDVLFKYEWELVKSPAGAHQWHPKNIDEKDMAPSAHDPSKKVTIMMSTADMAMRMDPAYEKISRRFKDNPDQFADAFARAWFKLLHRDMGPRSRYLGKLVPKEELIWQDPVPAVDHPLVDDKDVAALKAKLLKSGLSVSELVGTAWAAASSFRGSDMRGGANGARIRLAPQKNWEANQPAQLAKVLAKLESIQKDFNASASGGKKVSLADLIVLGGSAGIEAAAKKAGHDLKVPFTPGRTDATAEQTDADSFEPLEPRADGFRNYAVKGAESKAAEALVDKANLLTLTAPEMTVLVGGMRALGTNVGGTQHGVFTQRPETLTNDFFVNLLDMGTKWEKSATEGVLEGKDRKTGKLKWTGTVTDLVFGSNSQLRAIAEVYAASDAQDKFAKDFVAAWTKVMNLDRFDLA
- a CDS encoding DUF1499 domain-containing protein, translating into MRKLKWILGLVLVLVAMAVFFTLRTPGHLYVNSGEFTDCPARPSCVSSMATDGTHGIAPLRARGDVTATMSMMARHLSSLPGASIEHLGPGYLHVVFVSPKMRFHDDLELLVGDGQMINVRSISRFGYRDFGVNRDRVEALRAWLDEEQSRPDWEQPER
- a CDS encoding phage virion morphogenesis protein — protein: MKFDIELDDSEARRALAALAAGAGNLRPLLGELGELMVESTKQRFQSSTGPDGLKWKENSQVTKERAAGAFSNRRPGARASRVANKKPLIGESKALSTTINYRATDDTLEWGSPMEYAATQQFGANKGAFGKTRRNSPIPWGDIPARPYLGVSAEDEVTVRDRFNRYLKSTLR